ACAGTTGTGCTCCGAAGTGCTGGCCTGGGAGCAACGCCGGAATGAGGCGCAATCTCGGATTGAATGGAAGTTCACCCGCCAGGATGCCGACCGGAAACTAGCACGCCACTATGTAACGTAATTATATTGTCACGATACTAGATGCTCATTGTCTCCGATCGGCGGTACAGGCGATTCCCCGCTCATGCTGCCATTATCGGTGAGATGAGCCCCAAAATCACCTCCGGGATTTCATCTGAGAATACCTCAGTCCCGTAGGTTTTGCTCAACGCGGCGGGTCTTCCAAGTAGGTTCCTGGGGATTTCTCGGAGAGCGGCGTAATGCAGATCACCCTCCGGGCTAACACTCACCGACACCGTGCAACGAGGAGACCTGTACCATTCAAAGGTTATATGGCCATCCGGCTCTGCACCCAAAGTTGGATTGGGAATGTAAGGCGGAATCGCTAGAATAAATCGACGCGCAATGCGGAATGTTTCTTCGGAAACCGGGATTGCTCCATAGCCATCCCAGTTTTCATTCCGGAATTCTTCCCCGGCCTTGTCAAGTTCGTTGAACAGCTCTGCTCTGTTGTGGTCGAGAGCGGATGACTCAGGTTCAGCGGAGGAGCGCGCGTGGTGCGAAACGCAGTATGGCGAAAG
The DNA window shown above is from Verrucomicrobiia bacterium and carries:
- a CDS encoding IS630 family transposase, producing QLCSEVLAWEQRRNEAQSRIEWKFTRQDADRKLARHYVT